From a region of the Solanum stenotomum isolate F172 chromosome 2, ASM1918654v1, whole genome shotgun sequence genome:
- the LOC125857075 gene encoding probable lipid phosphate phosphatase 4 isoform X3 — protein sequence MYSSKRTKTRNTLPSFILNLHDSLLNFAFYMRISRRLGTMPEIEFGMHTVRSHGAKVAKKHKCDWLILLVLVAMDGFLNYIQPFNRYTNSKMLEDLKFPFKEHDTIPMWAVPIFAIILPCTVFLIYYHYRRDVYDLHHAILGILYSVLVTAVITDSIKDAVGRPRPNFFYRCFPDGIEAFLPNGDVNCHGDPKVVKEGYKSFPSGHTSWSFAGLAFLSWYLCGKVKAFDRRGHAAKLCIVLLPLLFAALVGISRIDDYWHHWTDVFTGSIIGSVVASLCYLLFFPFPHDINGWAPHASIKMRENIELHSTSIGIDTV from the exons ATGTATTCCTCGAAAAGGACCAAAACCAGGAATACATTGCCCTCTTTTATCCTAAATCTTCATGACTCTTTGTTGAATTTTGCATTTTATATGCGTATATCAAG AAGATTGGGGACGATGCCGGAAATAGAATTTGGTATGCACACGGTGAGATCTCATGGGGCTAAGGTGGCCAAAAAACACAAATGTGACTGGTTGATTTTACTTGTGCTTGTGGCAATGGATGGATTCTTAAACTACATTCAACCGTTCAATCGTTATACTAACTCAAAAATGTTGGAAGATCTCAAATTTCCTTTCAAGGAACACGACACCATCCCAATGTGGGCCGTTCCT ATATTTGCAATAATTCTACCATGCACAGTGTTTCTCATTTACTATCACTACAGGAGGGATGTATATGATTTGCATCATGCCATATTGG GCATCCTGTATTCTGTTCTAGTGACTGCAGTAATCACCGATAGCATCAAAGATGCTGTTGGTCGTCCACGCCCAAATTTCTTCTATAGATGCTTCCCGGATGGAATCGAG GCCTTTCTACCTAATGGGGATGTTAATTGTCATGGAGACCCTAAAGTTGTGAAAGAAGGATATAAAAGCTTTCCCAGTGGACATACCTCAT GGTCATTTGCTGGCCTGGCTTTCCTCTCATGGTACTTGTGTGGAAAAGTGAAGGCTTTTGACAGAAGAGGCCATGCTGCAAAACTCTGTATTGTTCTGCTTCCTTTACTCTTTGCTGCATTAGTCGGAATTTCTCGAATTGATGACTATTGGCATCACTGGACAGATGTATTCACTGGATCCATTATAG GAAGTGTGGTTGCCTCTTTATGCTACCTACTTTTCTTTCCATTCCCTCATGATATCAACG GGTGGGCACCTCATGCATCTATcaaaatgagagaaaatattGAATTGCACTCTACATCAATAGGAATTGACACCGTGTAA
- the LOC125857075 gene encoding probable lipid phosphate phosphatase 4 isoform X1, whose amino-acid sequence MYSSKRTKTRNTLPSFILNLHDSLLNFAFYMRISRFCYRRLGTMPEIEFGMHTVRSHGAKVAKKHKCDWLILLVLVAMDGFLNYIQPFNRYTNSKMLEDLKFPFKEHDTIPMWAVPIFAIILPCTVFLIYYHYRRDVYDLHHAILGILYSVLVTAVITDSIKDAVGRPRPNFFYRCFPDGIEAFLPNGDVNCHGDPKVVKEGYKSFPSGHTSWSFAGLAFLSWYLCGKVKAFDRRGHAAKLCIVLLPLLFAALVGISRIDDYWHHWTDVFTGSIIGSVVASLCYLLFFPFPHDINGWAPHASIKMRENIELHSTSIGIDTV is encoded by the exons ATGTATTCCTCGAAAAGGACCAAAACCAGGAATACATTGCCCTCTTTTATCCTAAATCTTCATGACTCTTTGTTGAATTTTGCATTTTATATGCGTATATCAAG ATTTTGTTACAGAAGATTGGGGACGATGCCGGAAATAGAATTTGGTATGCACACGGTGAGATCTCATGGGGCTAAGGTGGCCAAAAAACACAAATGTGACTGGTTGATTTTACTTGTGCTTGTGGCAATGGATGGATTCTTAAACTACATTCAACCGTTCAATCGTTATACTAACTCAAAAATGTTGGAAGATCTCAAATTTCCTTTCAAGGAACACGACACCATCCCAATGTGGGCCGTTCCT ATATTTGCAATAATTCTACCATGCACAGTGTTTCTCATTTACTATCACTACAGGAGGGATGTATATGATTTGCATCATGCCATATTGG GCATCCTGTATTCTGTTCTAGTGACTGCAGTAATCACCGATAGCATCAAAGATGCTGTTGGTCGTCCACGCCCAAATTTCTTCTATAGATGCTTCCCGGATGGAATCGAG GCCTTTCTACCTAATGGGGATGTTAATTGTCATGGAGACCCTAAAGTTGTGAAAGAAGGATATAAAAGCTTTCCCAGTGGACATACCTCAT GGTCATTTGCTGGCCTGGCTTTCCTCTCATGGTACTTGTGTGGAAAAGTGAAGGCTTTTGACAGAAGAGGCCATGCTGCAAAACTCTGTATTGTTCTGCTTCCTTTACTCTTTGCTGCATTAGTCGGAATTTCTCGAATTGATGACTATTGGCATCACTGGACAGATGTATTCACTGGATCCATTATAG GAAGTGTGGTTGCCTCTTTATGCTACCTACTTTTCTTTCCATTCCCTCATGATATCAACG GGTGGGCACCTCATGCATCTATcaaaatgagagaaaatattGAATTGCACTCTACATCAATAGGAATTGACACCGTGTAA
- the LOC125857075 gene encoding probable lipid phosphate phosphatase 4 isoform X4, producing the protein MYSSKRTKTRNTLPSFILNLHDSLLNFAFYMRISRLGTMPEIEFGMHTVRSHGAKVAKKHKCDWLILLVLVAMDGFLNYIQPFNRYTNSKMLEDLKFPFKEHDTIPMWAVPIFAIILPCTVFLIYYHYRRDVYDLHHAILGILYSVLVTAVITDSIKDAVGRPRPNFFYRCFPDGIEAFLPNGDVNCHGDPKVVKEGYKSFPSGHTSWSFAGLAFLSWYLCGKVKAFDRRGHAAKLCIVLLPLLFAALVGISRIDDYWHHWTDVFTGSIIGSVVASLCYLLFFPFPHDINGWAPHASIKMRENIELHSTSIGIDTV; encoded by the exons ATGTATTCCTCGAAAAGGACCAAAACCAGGAATACATTGCCCTCTTTTATCCTAAATCTTCATGACTCTTTGTTGAATTTTGCATTTTATATGCGTATATCAAG ATTGGGGACGATGCCGGAAATAGAATTTGGTATGCACACGGTGAGATCTCATGGGGCTAAGGTGGCCAAAAAACACAAATGTGACTGGTTGATTTTACTTGTGCTTGTGGCAATGGATGGATTCTTAAACTACATTCAACCGTTCAATCGTTATACTAACTCAAAAATGTTGGAAGATCTCAAATTTCCTTTCAAGGAACACGACACCATCCCAATGTGGGCCGTTCCT ATATTTGCAATAATTCTACCATGCACAGTGTTTCTCATTTACTATCACTACAGGAGGGATGTATATGATTTGCATCATGCCATATTGG GCATCCTGTATTCTGTTCTAGTGACTGCAGTAATCACCGATAGCATCAAAGATGCTGTTGGTCGTCCACGCCCAAATTTCTTCTATAGATGCTTCCCGGATGGAATCGAG GCCTTTCTACCTAATGGGGATGTTAATTGTCATGGAGACCCTAAAGTTGTGAAAGAAGGATATAAAAGCTTTCCCAGTGGACATACCTCAT GGTCATTTGCTGGCCTGGCTTTCCTCTCATGGTACTTGTGTGGAAAAGTGAAGGCTTTTGACAGAAGAGGCCATGCTGCAAAACTCTGTATTGTTCTGCTTCCTTTACTCTTTGCTGCATTAGTCGGAATTTCTCGAATTGATGACTATTGGCATCACTGGACAGATGTATTCACTGGATCCATTATAG GAAGTGTGGTTGCCTCTTTATGCTACCTACTTTTCTTTCCATTCCCTCATGATATCAACG GGTGGGCACCTCATGCATCTATcaaaatgagagaaaatattGAATTGCACTCTACATCAATAGGAATTGACACCGTGTAA